The region AGGGTTATCGATATTCTTCGAAGGTATTAACATTACTGACGAATATCGCCGTAAACATGGTCGTAACTCACACCAAGTGCTAAACGTTACCCAGCAAGGTGCACGTTATAGCTTAGGTGTTCGTTACAACTTCTAATGTTGATGACTAACCAGTAACCCCTAAGTTGTAAGCCGCGTGAATGCTCTCTCCTGTTCACGTGGCTTTATTTTTATTAAACGCTTTATTTTTAAACATAGAGAAAATGATTAACAGTAAGGCATTTAGCAAAAATATCGCACACGCTGAACGTACACTTGCTCCAAATACTTTAGTTTTGGCTAAGCAACGGCTAAGTTAAATGATATAGGTTAAACCCTGTAAATCTTAGATAAGCAACAGATAAAACAGCAAACCGATAATTCGTTCAGTGTTTCTGGTAGCAAATTTCTGGTAGCAATAATGACAAAAGACGTAACTCACATTGTTGTCGTAGGTGGTGGTACCGCGGGCTGGTTATCCGCAAGTATTATCGCAGCACATTATCAAACACAAGGGGATAAGGCGATTAACGTGACTTTGGTTGAGTCACCTGATGTTGCCACCATTGGCGTTGGTGAAGGCACTTGGCCGTCAATGCGCGGAACGCTGAAAAAGCTCGGTATCAGCGAAGCCGAATTTATTCTTCATTGTGATGCGAGCTTTAAACAAGCGTCAAAATTTAATAACTGGCTTTATGAAGAAGAAAGCGGTGGTGACAGCTACTACCACCCTTTCACAATTCCCACTGGCTTTTTTGAGGCGAACATTGCTGAGCACTGGTTGCCATACCGCGAGCAGATCAATTTTGCAAACGCAACCTCCAGTCAAAGCCATTTATGTGAACAAGGCAAAGCCCCCAAACAAATTGCCACGCCAGAATATGCGTTTTTGCAAAACTATGGCTATCACTTAGATGCTGGGAAGTTTAGTGACTTCCTAACAAAGCATTGCACGGAAAAGTTAGCCGTTACGCATGTTAAAGATAATGTTACTAAGGTAAATAGTCATGATGATGGTGCGATTGCATCCGTCGCCACAGCTCAACACGGTGAAATTGAAGGTGATCTATTTATTGATTGCACCGGTTTTACCGGGATTTTGATCGACCAGCACTATGGTATTTCATTAAAACTTCAAGACCATATTTTATTTAATGATCGCGCGTTAGCCGCACAAGTCCCCTATTCGCAAGCAGATGCGTCCATTGCTTCGCATACGGTATCTACCGCACAAGACAATGGCTGGCTTTGGGACATTGGTTTGCAATCTCGTCGCGGTGTCGGTCATGTCTACGCCAGTAATTTTACCAGTGACGAGCAAGCAGAAATTGATTTACGTCGTTATATAAGCCGCACGAGCGATATTCAAGAAGACGATATTAACGTGCGAAAATTGGTGATTAATCCTGGCTATAGAGAAAAGTTCTGGCATCAAAACTGTGTTGCTATTGGCCTATCTGCGGGCTTTATTGAGCCGCTTGAAGCTTCAGCGATTGCGCTTATTGAGTTGTCAGCCAACTTTGTCGCAGAGCAATTGCCTGCTAACAGTGACGTAATGGCTATTACCGCAGCGCGCTTTAATCGCAAATTTAGCCATCGCTGGCAACGTATTATTGAGTTTTTAAAATTACATTACGTGCTGTCCAAGCGGGAAAGTGATTATTGGCAAGCGAATCGCCGAACGCAGACGATTCCTGATGAACTGCGAGAACTACTCAGTTTGTGGCGATATCAAACGCCCTATCAGTATGATACGCACCAAACCGAGGAATTATTCCCCGCTGCCAGCTTCCAATATATTTTATATGGCATGGGGTTTGAGACCCAACTACCTGCGCGAGAAAAAAGAGCAAGTGTTGCAGCTCAAGCACAACAAATCTTTAATGAGAATAAACAACGTACAGCAAAACTAATGCACGCATTGCCAAGCAATCGCGAGCTGATTAATAAAATAAAGCAGTACGGGTTAAGTAAAGTCTAAAAACAATTATTAGGGTGAGATATATGGCACAGCATGCGCTTGTGAATAACATTGACCACAAAGATATAAAAATCATCAATACACGCTCTGCTGAGTTAGGCGATGACCTTTGGTACGCACTCACGTTTCCTAGAGAATTTCGTAGCGTACAAACCCATTACCCTATTTTGCTGCACAAAGATCCGCAAACCGGCCAGTTTTTATCTATCGCGCTATTTGGCTTTCAAGAAGGCGAAAACTTATTTCTTGATGATAATGGCTGGCACGCTGCCTACATTCCGGTCTCGGTTAAGCGTCAACCTTTCCTCATTGCCAATCAAACCCGAATGGTTGATGGTAAAGAGATTCAAGATCGCATGCTGTGTATTGATATGGAACATCCACGCGTAAGTAAAGAACAAGGCGAGCCACTGTTTTTAGAGTTTGGTGGTAACACAGAATTTCTTGATCAAACCGCGAGCATGATGGAAACCATGCATCTGGGCATGAATGACGGCGAAGCATTTTGCAAAACCTTAGCTGCGCTTGACCTTATCGAGTCGTGTACCTTTGATATTCAGCTAAAAGACGGCAAAAAGTATCAAATGATTGGCTTTTATACCATCAATGAAGAAATCTTGGATGCATTAACTGACGAACAAGTACTTGAGCTTAAAAATAAAGGTTATTTACAAGCCATTTATATGATGCTCGCCTCACAAGGCAATATTCATCACCTGTTAGCGAAGAAAAACGCACAAGTTTCAGGTTAATAACTTAGCCCAGATGAAGCAAGTGAACATAAGCCAAGCCCACATAAAACAAGGCAGTATAAAGCAAGTTAGCGATATTCGGG is a window of Thalassotalea euphylliae DNA encoding:
- a CDS encoding SapC family protein; the encoded protein is MAQHALVNNIDHKDIKIINTRSAELGDDLWYALTFPREFRSVQTHYPILLHKDPQTGQFLSIALFGFQEGENLFLDDNGWHAAYIPVSVKRQPFLIANQTRMVDGKEIQDRMLCIDMEHPRVSKEQGEPLFLEFGGNTEFLDQTASMMETMHLGMNDGEAFCKTLAALDLIESCTFDIQLKDGKKYQMIGFYTINEEILDALTDEQVLELKNKGYLQAIYMMLASQGNIHHLLAKKNAQVSG
- a CDS encoding tryptophan halogenase family protein codes for the protein MTKDVTHIVVVGGGTAGWLSASIIAAHYQTQGDKAINVTLVESPDVATIGVGEGTWPSMRGTLKKLGISEAEFILHCDASFKQASKFNNWLYEEESGGDSYYHPFTIPTGFFEANIAEHWLPYREQINFANATSSQSHLCEQGKAPKQIATPEYAFLQNYGYHLDAGKFSDFLTKHCTEKLAVTHVKDNVTKVNSHDDGAIASVATAQHGEIEGDLFIDCTGFTGILIDQHYGISLKLQDHILFNDRALAAQVPYSQADASIASHTVSTAQDNGWLWDIGLQSRRGVGHVYASNFTSDEQAEIDLRRYISRTSDIQEDDINVRKLVINPGYREKFWHQNCVAIGLSAGFIEPLEASAIALIELSANFVAEQLPANSDVMAITAARFNRKFSHRWQRIIEFLKLHYVLSKRESDYWQANRRTQTIPDELRELLSLWRYQTPYQYDTHQTEELFPAASFQYILYGMGFETQLPAREKRASVAAQAQQIFNENKQRTAKLMHALPSNRELINKIKQYGLSKV